ATCATTATGTCAATATTTGTAGTTTGTAAATTTTTGTGAGTATGTCTTAACAATAGTCTAAAGGCCAAAGATGCTGGGTAGGTGTAATTGCTTGGAAGCAAGAGAACGATGATATTCGGAAAAGCAGATACTAAGTGTTTAGTGCAGCTATATTTATAAGCATCAATGTTATAGTACATTGCATATCTCTTGTTGAGTTTTATTAATTTGTAAAATATGTGGGAGAAAATTGACCCAGTGGTAAAAAGTAGCAGTACATTAGAGGTGAAGTCTTGTCAACCACTGAAGGTTGCTGTGGTTTTGGGGAATTAGTTGGTAGATTACTTAAGTTGGCATATAATGTCAAACAGCAAAAAGAAGTTTTATCAAAATGTAAAACATGTTAAAAATAACGGGCAAGTCCATGATGGAATGAAGACTTTTTAGTTTAACACTTTAGATTCCTAACTTTCATATGTCTAGACAGAGTTGTGAGGAAAAATTATCTGTTAGGTTGTGCTTATGTGGACATAATACCTGCGATCCTTTCTATATATTATTTTTCGTTTCTTCATGTACTAATATTGATTATATACCACTCTTTCTCTCATTTCTTGCAGACAGAATTCTGAGCAAGATGGGTGAAGGTTAGTTGTTTACTTCACACTGATTTTAACAGTTTAGGATGGATTAGCCTCATCTCAAAGTTTTACTTTTCTCTGCATCCGTCTTTATTTGAAAAGATCAACACATATTGCAGGGACTTTTGGGAAAGTTTTGGAATGTTTGGACAATGAAAAGAAAGAGATTGTAGCAATAAAAATTGTTCGGTCAATACACAAGTATCGTGAAGCTGCTCTGATTGAAATAGATGTTCTACAAAAGCTTTGCAGGCATGATATTGGTGGCCAACGGTAAGAGTCTTATTTATATAGGTCTTCCAATTTTAATGTAGATTGTAAGTGACTTTTGGTATAAGTGATTTCATTCCTTGCAGTTGTGTGCAAATACGGAATTGGTTTGACTATCGTAATCATATATGTATTGTAAGTGTTTATTGATGCACACTTTTTGATTGATTTTGGAGGGCAAAAATATTTTGTAGGCCCAATATTCTGTAAGTTAAAAACTTGCGGATGGATTTAAATGGTGTTAACAGGTTTTTGAGAGGCTAGGGCCAAGCTTATACGATTTTCTCCGGAAAAACAGCTACCGTTCATTTCCTATTGATCTTGTCCGGGAGTTTGGCAGACAACTTTTGGAATCTGTAGCATGTGTGTAGACATATCTTGAACCAATTTACTTAGTGTTGTTTATATCTTGAATATGTGTTATTATTTAAAAACTAAATTGTGGGCGTAAATTGTACGTCAGTTGCAACCTGCTAAAATAAAATTTACTCGTACATGGCTTTAATAACACCTCGACGAGttaaaattatgttttatttCATGATAATGGTCACTAATACACATTTTACCCTCTCTGCAGTTATGCATGATCTTCGACTGATTCACACTGATCTGAAACCAGAAAATATTCTTCTCGTTTCCTCTGAATATATTAAAGTTCCAGATCACAAGGTATTGCTTCTTTAGCAGGATATCTGTTTTCAATTAAATGCCCATCTAATTGCGTTCATCTTCGTTACATGCATGTATTCATGATTCTACAAGTCTACAACTGATAAGATTAAAGTTGTGGTACTCAATCAGTTACATATGGAGTAAAATTTTTACACTAGATCTATAAGTAACTTACAAGATTTATTTGCAGTTTTTGTCTTTTAGTCAGTGTCTACGCTATTAAGGTCGGGGAAATTCTTATGCGAGCTTGTACATAAAAGCACTACTTGCGCCTGACATTATGATTTTTTTCCTCTTGTACAGTTTCTTTCTCGAGGCCCTAGAGAAGGTTCCTAtttcaaaaatctaccaaagaCAAGCTCCATTAAGCTTATTGACTTCGGGAGTACTACATTTGAACATCAAGATCATAACTATATAGTGTCAACACGTCATTACCGTGCGCCAGAAGTTATTCTGGGCAAGTTTTCTTCTCTTGTGACATTTTCCTCTCTTATAGAAGTTTTAACTGCATAGTTGTTAAGACATCGCCTAGGCGACTAGGCGGTAAAAAATGGGTAGGCGTCCGACCTGTCTTCATTTTTAGTGGATAGGCGATGCATAGGGGCGCCTAGGCGGCTAGATGACGTCGAATTCCGCCTAGGTCCGTCTTATTTTAACAAGGGCTAGCCCAGTCTATCTTTGACCAAGTCCAACCCAGTATCCTTTTATATGAGCGAACCTATATTCAAGTTTAAACAATTATAAACACGACTAACTAACTATCTACAGCCGTCACACTTAACCCTAATTAACCAGCAAGCAAGACACAAACAAGCATCCTGGCAGCGATCTATTAagtaatattcttatttttcttcttatctgttagatacatacatacatacagacagacatatatatatatacgtgcATGTATATGTATTATATATGCGCAAACTACAAACATATAACATATATCATTGGGTATAACATTTATGTATGTACTTTGATATGCAATCATAGTATTTACTCTTCGGTAGTGTATGTAATGGCTAAATCTATACATTTATAACATATaaatgtgtgtgtgtatatatatatatattaaatataccCAATTTATATAGTGAAATGTATAATCTGCCTAATAACCGTCTAGGCGGGTGCCTAACCGTCTATGCGGTTAGGCGGTACAGGGTTTTCTTGCCTCGTCTTTACAAGTATGTTTAACTGTTAACGCTTATAGGTCCTTTTAGCTCAGATCCTTATCGACGACTTTACTTGATTTTTTTGAGTTAGTCTCATGATGTGTGATCTGATACTACGGTAGAGATACAATATTGATAGTCTCTTATTGGATGTACATCGATTTGGTTTCTTATCATACCACTGAAGTTTACAACCGTTTGGAAGTGTCTTTTAATTGATGCACATTATTTTATGATTACAATAATATATGTAAAGATCTTCCATTAAATTATGTAAACACTAGTCTGGAGTTGGGGTGTACCGGGAAGCCAGTTTTGTTCAGATAGTCTTAATTTTATTCTAGGCATCCTGTCTTAATTTAGTCCATATTGTATATTTTTTACTTTGCAGGTCTTGGGTGGAACTATCCTTGTGACATGTGGAGTGTTGGCTGCATACTTGTTGAACTTTGCTCTGTAAGTCAAGTGTTAATGTGCTACTTGCATCTCTTTGTTTTCTGTCAATTGACTGGACAATTCTTCTAATGTATCTTTTAATTGCACTTTGTTTTGGAGAGTTCTAATTGGAAAATCTTGTTTGTGAACAAGATATTCACTGAATGGCCTCACTTTGAGCGCTTAAGTCCTGCCTGGCTATTCTGATTATCTTCTGTTTAGAACTAGAGTTGTATTTTTTTTAGTAATGGATGATGTATTACATTTTGTGTTACTAAATAATGTTTAAAATCATAGTCATTCTTATAGGTTCTTCAGGGTTTAAAAATATCAATCTTCGTCAATTTCTATCCTAAACATATTCTTAGTCAAGTATCAAATTTGAGTCCTATTTGAATTTCTCTTACAATTAAGTGTTGACCTTTATATCTATACAGGGCGAGGCCCTTTTCCAAACACACGAGAACTTGGAACATCTTGCAATGATGGAAAGGGTTTTAGGACCACTGCCCCAACATATGATTATCAGATCCGAGTGAGTTACAGTTGGTtttgaattttaattttatttttcggATCTCACCAGACAGCTGACCACATAGACTTATACAGTCGTCGTGCTGACAAGTACTTCAGAAGAGGTGTACGGTTGGATTGGCCAGAGGGGGCTACTTCAAGAGAAAGTATGAGGTCTGTCTGGAAATTGCCACGTCTCCAGGTAATTAATGTACACAGTTTATATGCCAATTTGTTACATTCATGGTTTATACATTTGTAAATTTTTTGCTAGATCGTTTTTGTACTAATTTGCTCATCTGATTCACATGTTCATACCTGTTTTTTTGGCAGAATCTTGTCATGCAGCATGTAGACCACTCCGCTGGTGATTTAATTGATCTATTGCAAGGACTACTACGATATGATCCAACAGAGCGACTTACAGCAAGGGAAGCTTTAAAACACCCCTTCTTTACTAGGGATATGAGAAGGTTTGGCTTTCCTATATGAACTTGCCATGATCCGGTGGTGAAATTGTTTGAAGGGAAAAAAAGGTTATATAATGCATTAATgagaagaaaaagaaattaaaTCTTGATAATCTGTCTCTGTTTTTCTTTAATTTCCATTTTAGTTTCTGCTGCTTGTGTCGTGTGGGTGTTGATTAATAGCTGCTTGTGTTTTTCCTGGCCCCAAAATTTTCTCAAATCTTTATGTTCTTTGATCATGTTTAAATCTGTAAATTTGATATTGTGTTTGTTTTTATTGCACCGAAATGAAATAGCAcatgaattttaaaaatatagtgCAGTCTCATCTGAACGATGAGCATAAATTTGCTTTTTCCTCGTTCCAACGCACAGCTCAACATTTTACAATACAAATTTCTGTGTGTAAGTTTTCCACATTTCAATCTCACCGTGGGAGAACCAGCATGCTCTCATTGCTTTCGAGCTCCTTGTTTTCCATGTCAATACATGTATTGTAAAAATCAGCTGATTACCAATTAAGGGGGAGGTCTGTCTTATAAGTGACAGGGGGATGTGATGCACTAACATCTACTCTATAATTTAATTTATCGTCTGGTGGATCTGGGTGATAATAGCTGCTCGGCATCCCAAAGTGCGGGCCTGTCGCGACCCGTCTTTTATATCcgtttatattttaaatttattttggtTCAACTTCTTCTAGCTCCCATTAAAACTGGTGGAATGCAGCTTTACTGCTTTGGGTAGTTTCTTAAGCTATAGCCTATAAGTTGAAGGAAAATACATAACCCTGTTGGTGATTTCTTTCTTGTTTTTATGTAATTCGATACTTCTATTATTGCTTAGGATGCTGCTAAATATGGGTAAATATCAGTGTTCTAAAAATTCCCGATTCAACCAATTAATCCCCTGCAAAGTATCTGATTGTTTCGATTTTTGAAATCTAGTTAATCTTTATGAATTTTCCTTTATCggagtatatataattatttattaaaattaaaattctatattaatttgaatatgaataaatttagaaattatgatataataaatatatatatatatatatgttaataaataagtaatataatcataataatatattaaatataatttaatattataatatatctGAATTTTATTCCGATTACTTTCCAATTTTCCATTAATTCTAATTCGGTAGCTTGATCGATCTTTCCGATTCCCGATTTTTACAGGTGAATGCAGAGTTAAATTCTCAATTTATTCCTGTCATACAAAGCCACGTGATGGATTTGAAAGCATTAtctaatttttaatttaataaagaATACGAGTAGTACATTGAAAAACCGCTCAAATCGTTCTCCATCTGATTACACCATTACTAGCTGTAATCGCACTGAACTTTCAACTGTTGTATTATCCAGTATTAAAACTACAGGAACGCAGTACGCTAAAGCAatttactccctctgtcccattgaATTCTATACGTTACTTTTCAGCACGTTTTTCAATGCTCATTTAAAACATAATTCcacaatattttttttttaaaaaaaaattctgaaaaaaagtttcatgtttaaacttttattcaaaaaaaaaaattttgaaaaaaacaTTACGGACCTATATTTTATAGAGACCTATATTTTATAAAGACCTCAAAATACGTGCAAATAGTAAACGTATAGAAATCTAacgggacagagggagtaatagTTTCTCACGCATTACCCATCTCTTTTATTTTAAATACGACTAGCTGCAATTTTAACTAGTGTATACGGCCGAGTCGATACGATTTAACAGTTTTCGGTGTTCGGTTCAAATAAGTTTGGATCGAGTTCGGTTTATTTTATAAATGAATCAaacataaatataattttaagGTCCGATTTAGCTAAAATTTCAACACAATATAATTCGACATGAAAGATTGCCAACAAGTTATATTAAAATGTTATCCAAATGTTGGTGTTTATTAACTACTAGTTATGCATACTCGTATATATGTTTTATAAACACGCACACACGATCATGTATTAGGCCATCTCCAACAGTTGTGATCCAAAAATTTAAATTTGGATCACCAACTAATCCAAATTTCTGATCAATTCCAACAGTGTGATCCAAATATCTGATCCAAATTactttttacatataataatatataaatatcatattaagcaattttatcttaaatttatcatttaatcattattaacaatttatataacatttcataaattaattaaatcaaaaaaagATTAATACacattaaaatattaaaattgtgcacTTAATTCACGAAAAACACATTTATTGCAATAAATAACATAAACACGCTGATTTTCTGAATTAGTATATTCTTTCCACAAATGCTCAATTAATGTATCTCTAAGTGTAATATGTGtctctttattttttattttaaattttaaaaaaattattttttctcattattttaatttttatttaaaaaataaattttgttaactattaattatattatgttattaattatataattaaataatcaaaaatcagtttaaaatcacataaactacaaataataaaatcattattttatattaaatcaagtgatccaaatttggatcagtgaatagcagtgatccaaatttggatcactacTTGTAATGGAATTTGGGGTAACTTTGGATCACTGTTGGATTTGCCCTTAGTGAATAGTTCTGTATATATTTGTCTATGTTAATTTAccaatttatttaatcaatttattatttcTTATTTGATTTGTATTTATTTATACTTATAGAATTTAAATTGTAATACATGCTGCTATATAGTAAATAACTAGATATAGAACTACTTTGTAAAGTTTCAATGTTCAGGTAATCAAATCAGTGTGTGTGTCAATACTAAAATAGAACCAGTATAATTTAATCAAATCAAATGTCAAACACtcaaatttatttattatgtTTGTAAAGTATTTAGAATTTTAATGTGATATTTTTGTGTTTATTTAAAAAAAGGACAGAGCGAAATTCATAAAATTTTTGTGGATCTGGACAACGAGTTTGTGAATAATATTCATGAGTTACTCGTAAATTATAGTTCATAAAATATATTCGCGAGTTATCCGTGAAAATGTTtgcaaataattttttttcttaacaAGTCAGTATATGAACAAAATTTAGACTTGATAAAATTTGAGCTCAAGTTTGAATCCAATAATTTTTAATGAATTGAAACATAAATACTTAAATGTTCGGCTTGATTCAGCTTATTTACTGCTCTGTTTGTGTGCTGAATTTGAATACTTGTCTCTCATTTATTCTCCAGATTCAAACTCCTACCCTGGATCGGAACATGGTTGAGACTAACAAGTGTGCCCAGGCACTGTGACTCTATAGTCTATACCTGGGCTGGTGGCTTAAAAGATTCGAGATCGAAATTTGTAACTATAGAACCGAAGTTAGTACCTAACTGCCTGCTTGTATCAAATTTGAGAAATCGGAACTATTCGGTTGAGAtaccgatttacgatttatcggacgatttttaaaaaatcagaTGATTAATCGGTGATTTATCAGAAATCGGTCAAATCggacaaatatttttgaccgatttttaAGCGAAAAATCGGTCGATTTCTATAACAGAGGCTTGGATCATAAAATTTCAACCTAGATAatgttaataaaaataaaattttaatataaaaatctATTAGAATCACACTATGACTCCCGTTAATTTGGTTGAAATGTAGAAATTCAAACGacttattaatatttaatatttaaggATAACTGTaatcaaataaaaaatattaCTCTCTCCATCCCAGTCCTTTATATACAAATGTTTTGGGCATGGAGGACAAGAAACACATTAAAATAACATTATTTTTGATAAAGTAGTGGGATGATAAAGAAAGAAAAAATTTAATTTAGTAAGAAAAATATAAAGTTGGGTAAAATGGTGgtatcaattaatatttaataaataaagtgAGTGTAGTGGGAGAGAGTTGGAGATTTGattaatttttatgttattaaattcttattatttttgataagttttgaaatatataaaattaaatacgACATCCAAAAAAGAAAAGTATATAAAAATGGACGAGCAGATAGAGTagttttttaataaataaatttattataaaaagaaaaatggCTCCATCTGATATCTCCTCCCATCCAATAAGAAGAAGAAGCCCACGTGGGAATTCAAGCCCCACCATCATTATGACATCACCTGATCACTCCCCAGTTTAATAATAAAAAAGtcataatattttattaatttacgTAAAATCAGATACCTGTAGTCGGTGCTATTTCACTATCCCTGCTCGTTTTATTCATTCGTCCTATATGCCGCCTATATATCAACCTACCCATGACCTATAGGCTATAGGAACCattttgtttcttgttttgctaGACCATATTCATTTAGCGTACAcgataaaaatattattatttcatACCGAAATATAACAAGAATACAACGTTATCATGACTGATTCATCTTCCGCTGCTGCTACTTCATACATCCGCATGGTAAGTTAATGTACTGATCTATTGCACTTCCGTGTGCTTTCGTTTTCGTGTTTGCTACCGTTTGTTTGAGTTTTTGGACATGTATTTTTTGTTATATTCAAATGAGACAGAAGGACGGTACAAGTTATAAATGGTGTGTGTGTTGTTAGGTGCAACACTTGATAGAGGAGTGCATATTGTTTAACATGAGCAAGGAAGAATGCATGGAAGCTCTCGCCAAACATGCCAACATCTTACCAGTCATTACTTCCACAGGTAAAGCAGACTTAATATTGTTTTTCTCGTTATTGTGTTTTTGTCAAAACATTATTGATGCTGTTCGGATTGTGATTAGGTTGTGTCATGCTTGTATGACAATTTGAGATTTTGGAGACCATAGTCGAAATCAGTTTAGGGAGCCTTATCGTACATACATGCTGCATATCATGCTTTTATGCATACGATTACTTGAAAATTTCAGGGTGTATGGGGTCCTATGTGCAAAGACTATTTCACCTATAGTCAGGGCCACCCTGGTGCTTGTATCATGCGAAATGTATGAAAGGTAGGCTTAATATGTATTGATGAGTTGAAAAATTTATAATTGCAGTGTGGAAGGAGCTGGAGAAAGAGAACAAAGAGTTCTTTGAGGCTTACTCCATGAATACAGAAGAAATACAAGGTTTGGTAAAGGAAAAACCAGCAGTTACTGATTATGAGTTGGAAACAATGAAGCGAAGGATCCACAAGATGCTAAGTGATCTTAATTCTAGGGCTAATGGATCAAGTTGTTAGCGTTATGCAACGCAATGAAGAAGCTTCACTCCTTTGTAACTCGAAGATTCACAGCAACTTCTGCAAGTTTGTTAAAAATGAGACTGTTATTTCTGTTTTAGGATAGCACTAACGGATGCATCTCTCATCTTGCTAATAAGACATTCGGGGTTAAAAACATAATGAAAGCACGGCGTTTTAGTATTtaaatttctgtaatttaccatTTCCGCCAATATATAGACCGAAATAGTTTTAGCAGTATAACAACCTGCTTCTGGACTCTTATGCTCAAAAtttggtataaacaatattcagaaTAAGATTGATAAAATAGGCAAAATCGAAGGAGAAATGCCTAAAATCTAGAAAAAGATAAGATTAACTTTCCATAAAAAAGAAGGCACGCCCTAGGGACGCACCCCATTGATTGAGTAGCTGATTAACAGTTGTGGTTATTATCCTCGAAGGCGCGCCCTCAAACGTAATAAAGAGGCGCGTCCAATGATTGAAAAAGGGGAGAGGAATTCCTTGATTGGAATCTGTCCTACGGAGAGctttagggcgcgccctaagtaaGAAAGGCTCCTTGGACGGATTGTTTTGACAGACTTACACCTTGGCTTGGACAGAGTTAGAGCAAGCCTTAACGATGAATAatttagggcgcgccctatgaTGTAGAATGATATAGGAAGagatcaaaggctgatgacacaGGGCGGCGCCAACATACAGGAATGTAAGGGTGCGCCCTTAACTTCTACTTGACATATAAATGCAACTTTGATATGCTACTTGGATGGACTCTCtggaagattcaaggaagatggagaatgttattactaacctatttgatgcaggtactctattgaagaactccttcctgtagcatatctacaggaaaggcggtgtccgtggtcagagacctctaggggtatgcctggactgaaggcctcctcctgtagtcaatgggtgtcctcattggggatgtggggtgaaatctggtgtgtgctttgggagctctgtctctgtagtcaacgggtgtcctcgttgggagactttggagtatcctgcactttgcacccaaaagtttaggatcacttgtcctgcaatctggtaggggctccttatcggggaacaaggatgcgtccaatatttggggtgaaccacggctatacctgcgtccgcggactagagaaacagctggtagcggagggttatccttggccagggagatgccttatccgtgaagtctcgaagccgcggacgagccttgggcctttgtggtcgggcctcatcggcggacattcctaagctagtagaagacggtttccagtgggtttcctactgggcctcgggataagaaatctaagcccattaggtttcttgttccccaagaactacgtgggcttgattccctataaatagggatac
The sequence above is drawn from the Apium graveolens cultivar Ventura chromosome 2, ASM990537v1, whole genome shotgun sequence genome and encodes:
- the LOC141708832 gene encoding serine/threonine-protein kinase AFC1; protein product: METQRMLDFPHNMDNRPRKRQRLTWDMPPPSLPYPKVFPALHNGQDFANGCIPNYAFSSIYYKDLPPRGSPPWRPDDKDGHYVFAVGDSLTPRYRILSKMGEGTFGKVLECLDNEKKEIVAIKIVRSIHKYREAALIEIDVLQKLCRHDIGGQRCVQIRNWFDYRNHICIVFERLGPSLYDFLRKNSYRSFPIDLVREFGRQLLESVAFMHDLRLIHTDLKPENILLVSSEYIKVPDHKFLSRGPREGSYFKNLPKTSSIKLIDFGSTTFEHQDHNYIVSTRHYRAPEVILGLGWNYPCDMWSVGCILVELCSGEALFQTHENLEHLAMMERVLGPLPQHMIIRSDRRADKYFRRGVRLDWPEGATSRESMRSVWKLPRLQNLVMQHVDHSAGDLIDLLQGLLRYDPTERLTAREALKHPFFTRDMRRFGFPI
- the LOC141706424 gene encoding uncharacterized protein LOC141706424, with amino-acid sequence MTDSSSAAATSYIRMVQHLIEECILFNMSKEECMEALAKHANILPVITSTVWKELEKENKEFFEAYSMNTEEIQGLVKEKPAVTDYELETMKRRIHKMLSDLNSRANGSSC